GTTCATGGACTTCAGGGTCCTTGGAAAGGGAGGATTCGGAGAAGTCTACGCTTGTCAGGCTAAGGCCACCGGTAAAATGTACGCCAATAAAAAGCTGGATAAAAAGAGGCTCAAGAAACGCAAAGGCTACGAGGTAAAGTGCCAAAGTTAACAGGAAATAAATTCCAAGTTCTGAGTGTAGTGGGTTAGTCTTTACGATGACAGCTGAGTGAAAAGAAGCTTGTGAAAGACCCTGCAAAGAAGCTCAGCGCAGTGCTTGTACAACCACTGAAGGATTATGGGAAactgcccaaaaaaaaccaatactAATTTTCCTCATTTATATCCATATTTAGGGTGCGATTGTGGAGAAGCGCATCCTAGCCAAAGTCCACAGTCGCTTCATTGTGTCGCTGGCTTACGCTTTCCAGACCAAGACTGACCTCTGCCTAGTTATGACCATCATGAATGGTGGGGATCTCAGGTGctttatgcacacacacacagttggaACCCGTGTGCCCAAACTCTATATTTTACTTGGAGGCATAGGAGCAGCCCCCAATACACTTACTCCAATGTCTGCTAATTAGTTCAAGTATAGATAAACCTTAAAGCTAAAATACACACTAGGCCGTCAGGTGCGTCACGCTTTAAGTCAGACAGTAAGAGTACTTAAGAGGCTCAAGAAGTCTTTAGagcaattttcattttgttaacTCCAAAGATGCATAAAGTTCTCCCTCCTTCTTCCTCAGGTTTCATATGTACAACGTGGATGAAAAGAATCCTGGCTTCAATGAGAAAAGAGCTTCTTTCTACACGGCACAGATCATCTGTGGCCTGGAGCACCTTCACCAGCACAGGATCGTCTACAGAGACCTGAAGCCAGAGAATGTGCTGCTAGATGATGCAGGTCAGATCTTAGGAGCAAAGAACAACATGGAGACTTTCAACAGACACATATATGGTCCTGATGTAATCAATGCATCTCATCACTCAGGACACGTCCGGCTGTCGGATTTGGGCTTGGCTGTGGAACTTCCACcaggaaaagacaaaacatcTGGTTATGCAGGAACTCCTGGTAAGTCACAAAAAGTCTTTCTCAAAGTGCATTTCAGTGAGTAGTCACTAGATGATCTCATGAAATCTTTTCAAAGGTTTCATGGCTCCAGAGCTACTCCAGAAAAAGGAATATGACTACACAGTGGATTATTTCACTCTGGGGGTGACTCTGTTTGAGATGATCGCAGCTAAAGGACCTTTCAGACTACGAGGAGAGAAGGTCGAGGACACAGCCAAGAGGTCTCTCCCACTACGTGAATACATTTGCTAATTGCACCCTTTCTTCAGGTGGAGAATGACGAGGTGGCTCACAGAATTCTGAACGATCCGGTTCCGTACACTCCCAACTTTAGCAAAGAATGCAAAGCTATTTGTGAAGGCTTGTTGGAAAAGGATCCGGGGAAACGCCTCGGGTTCAAAAACAACGAGTGCGCTGAGCTCAAGAGCCAACCCTTCTTCAAGGAGATCAATTGGGGCCGTCTTGAGGCTGGTGAGGCCTTCAAAAACAATCAGTCAAGTATGCACCCAAACTAGcattaataaatacatgatttttttctcattttcaccAAGGTATGCTGCCTCCACCATTTGTCCCTGATCCCAGGATGGTCTACGCCAAAGACATCGACGACGTAGGTGCCTTTAGCACCATTAAAGGCGTGGTCATGGATAACAAGGATACAGAGTTCTTTGTCGACTTTGCCTCGGGCAACGTTCCGATCCCGTGGCAGGAGGAGATGATCGAGACGGGTGTGTTTGGAGAGATGAACATCTGGGGTGAGAACGGAAAGCTGCCTAATGACCTCGACCCAAACTATGTGGAAGCCAAAGGCGGAGGATGTGTGATTCTTTAAAGTAGAATgtgtttattgatttatttttgctaaaTAAGACTGTCAAAATAGCAAAAACCTCTGTCGGTGTGGAGCGGTCCAATTTTACACCACGGTTCGAGAGCTTcaacaaaaaatgctgacaaaTGATTACTATCTTAgtcaagtttttttaaattcaactcCTGTTGCAGCTCTCATGAAATTGTGCAGATGTACCCAATAAAATGTCCCGGAAGCATACAACTGTAGTATTAAATATAGTACATTGATCTTTAGCTATAGTGAaactgtatatatgtatgtaccACAATAATACAacattgtttaaaaagaaaactgtaATGAGCATGAACTTGTAATTTCATTGTTGCATGTGTGGACTGTTAGCTTCATAAATATAATGCACAACAACTAAGGTACAGTAAATGTTCTTTCAATATGTCATAGCTAGAAGcacaatgaataaaattttGCTGAGCATACATATGTGTCCCTCTCCACTGTTCAGGGAAGGTGCAAGGTCTCTAAGAGAACACAGGTCACGTGGAAATCTGATCCAGCCCGGCATTAACCTTTTGCCTTTACTTTCAGTATGTGCAGTCTGATATCTTCTATTGTGAGCGATTCTGCACAAACGAGTGATTTATTGCCTGACTTCAACCGACTGAATGCTGCAAAGGATGCATGCATTAGTGATCTTCAAATCACGTTTATGCACACCTGACGGAGGGACAAAAAGCAGCAGTCATGGTGATGAATCACCTCACCGAAACTCGTCGCATAGTCAAATAATGACTGTTCCAACGCATACACActatttaaatataatttggCAACCCAACGTAAGCCTTTCGCATACTTGTCACACACAGCCATCAGGCAAGTGACGGGGACGTGTTCAAAAAGAGGAACAGATACGTTTTTGAAcgcccaaaaaaacaaaaagattcaAGGCCACTTCTCCATTGAGCAGCGGGGTCAACGGGGACACGAGGGAACGCTTATTTCAGAAGATGAAGGGAAGGgcaaggaaataaaatattaacagAAATTTGATTATGATTTAAAGCCTGAATGTCTACTCAATATTGTAGATATACGGCGGAACTTTGAACTTTCCCGCAGATTACTTGACAACAGTAGAAAAatagataagataagataagatacaGACTAAAAccataaaaagaaacagacacattttaatgtttatAATATTGCATGACACCCCAAACTATCCTCTAAAATATCTCTTACTTTTGCACAATTCCATATTCTgacttttataaataaaaataaattaatatttttgtggTACTGGCC
The sequence above is drawn from the Syngnathus acus chromosome 14, fSynAcu1.2, whole genome shotgun sequence genome and encodes:
- the grk1b gene encoding rhodopsin kinase GRK1b yields the protein MDIGGLETVVANSAYVSARGSVDGAAAVNLRDKKLRARLKLPHIRECEHMKASVGKTFDIMCVKEPIGKRLFQQFLESDATHKTAAELWKDIEDYVICQEKDRVQTAQKMVNKYYESTSKTFCSFLEEKAVTRVKEDFKNVHGDLFKESEKQLLKHLEAKAMAGFKQSMYFLRYVQFKTLESQPVDEEWFMDFRVLGKGGFGEVYACQAKATGKMYANKKLDKKRLKKRKGYEGAIVEKRILAKVHSRFIVSLAYAFQTKTDLCLVMTIMNGGDLRFHMYNVDEKNPGFNEKRASFYTAQIICGLEHLHQHRIVYRDLKPENVLLDDAGHVRLSDLGLAVELPPGKDKTSGYAGTPGFMAPELLQKKEYDYTVDYFTLGVTLFEMIAAKGPFRLRGEKVENDEVAHRILNDPVPYTPNFSKECKAICEGLLEKDPGKRLGFKNNECAELKSQPFFKEINWGRLEAGMLPPPFVPDPRMVYAKDIDDVGAFSTIKGVVMDNKDTEFFVDFASGNVPIPWQEEMIETGNWSSQLPRFSFVARTKRVHPSISSTDDCFHCVRDVWAGGNSGWNAVLQNWRRKLHSKGEDCHNWRGVLLTTGDVHHDRYILVCSQHHTGIL